The Zonotrichia albicollis isolate bZonAlb1 chromosome 6, bZonAlb1.hap1, whole genome shotgun sequence genome window below encodes:
- the NID2 gene encoding nidogen-2 isoform X3, giving the protein MRAAAALLAAVLALGAALPRPGLLPHGPARGDARLRPGDDESSPGLLLRRALRLYGRAARRLYVGTNGVISSQDFPRETQYVDDDFPTDFPVIAPFLADLDTSGDRGNIYYRQDDSRDVLEQALGYIQAGFPRSAATFVPTNAFIATWEEVGAYQELSQDTEPSTKLNTFQAVIAYNHEDTYSIFLYPEGGLQFLGTRPKESYNVQLELPARVGFSWGDSDDPKRDGLFHSLASSERALRGLERESNTGIPGVWVFHVGSTEHVEPGGGQGAAPAVPQSPPEPPNPGTASYPHRASSHTAMAQRPSHGGPVLLGFVPARRDTQEPRGDGGTGQSFSANPSSYSSGQHGVGVEEDVHFNPDVFTYSAASRETCAQHHGQCSPHAFCTDYAAGFCCHCRASFYGNGRQCLPEGAVHRLNGKVSGSLRVGRASVRFQDMDLHAYIVGSDGRAYTAISGVPQPAARALLPLLPLGGLFAWLFALEEPGSENGFSITGAEFTQNLEVVFYPGGETVQVTQTAEGLGPDNYLSLRTHIQGEVPFLPENVTVHITPYEELYSYSSSAVTSSGHREYVVAAGTANQTLSYRLRQNITVAGCPHARPPARQRLSVARAFALFDSHEHVLRYALAARIGPAPGNHIDQAFLFHFPQHVPADDAENPGASPCHDGSHACEAPARCQPGVGTEYTCECPAGYRGDGRGCRDVDECSEGLSQCGPFSVCLNEPGSYRCECRGGYQPAGDGQACVPLAPPSDPCEAGRHRCAPGDRARCLSRGDGHATCECLPGYTGDGIHCSDVDECAESPCHPAAICYNTPGSFSCRCRPGYAGDGFQCTYAAEGNPQRLTPCQHERMYPREVPPLGDGHVPQCDEQGRYRPLQCHSSSGHCWCVDAAGQEIAGTRTAPGTTPPRCGSPESIQQLTPCEHARMYPREVPPGPSPVGDGHVPQCDEQGRYRPLQCHSSSGHCWCVDAAGQEIAGTRTAPGTTPPRCGSPEPTERPPSMCERWRQSLLEHYGGSPRGDQYVPQCEPSGDFAPLQCHGDSGYCWCVEQSGREIPGTRSEPGTTPPCLPSVAPPSVRPEPRPDVSPPASGTFLLYAQGQQIGYLPLNGTRLHKEAAKTLLSLHGSIVVGIDYDCRDRMIYWTDVAGRSISRAGLEPGSEPETIISSAGLISPEGLAVDHLRRAVFWTDSGLDRIERARLDGSERRVLFDSDLVNPRAIAVDPVRGNLYWTDWNREAPKIETSTVNGANRRVLVHTDIGLPNGLTFDPFSKLLCWADAGTKHLECTFPDGTGRRVIQSNLNYPFSIVSYANHFYHTDWRRDGVIAVNKETGSFTDEYLPEQRSHLYGITAVYPYCPGARK; this is encoded by the exons atgcgggcggcggcggcgctgctGGCGGCGGTCCTGGCGCTGGGGGCGGCCCTGCCCCgcccggggctgctcccgcACGGCCCGGCCCGCGGCGATGCCCGGCTCCGGCCCGGCGACGACGAGAGctccccggggctgctgctccgCCGCGCCCTGCGCCTCTAcggccgcgccgcccgccgcctCTAC gtggGGACCAACGGGGTCATCTCCAGCCAGGATTTCCCCAGGGAGACCCAGTACGTGGATGACGATTTCCCCACGGACTTCCCGGTCATCGCCCCCTTCCTGGCCGACCTGGACAcctctggggacagagggaacaTCTACTATCGCCAGGATGACTCCAGGGAcgtgctggagcaggctctgggaTACATCCAGGCCGGCTTTCCCcgctctgctgccaccttcgTGCCCACCAATGCCTTCATTGCCACCTGGGAGGAGGTGGGCGCCTACCAGGAGCTCTCCCAGGACACCGAGCCCTCCACAAAG CTCAACACCTTCCAGGCAGTCATAGCCTACAACCATGAGGACACCTACAGCATCTTCCTGTACCCCGAGGGTGGCCTCCAGTTCCTGGGGACGCGGCCCAAGGAGTCCTACAACgtccagctggagctgccagccagggtGGGCTTCAGCTGGGGGGACAGCGACGACCCCAAGAGGGACGGGCTCTTCCACAGCCTGGCCAGCAGCGAGCGGGCTCTGAGGGGCCTGGAGAG GGAGAGCAACACGGGGATCCCCGGCGTGTGGGTTTTCCACGTGGGCAGCACGGAGCACGTGGAGCCGGGGGgtggccagggagctgctcctgctgtgcctcagagcccccctgagccccccaaccCTGGCACCGCCAGCTACCCCCACCGTGCCTCcagccacactgccatggcccaGCGTCCCAGCCACGGTGGCCCGGTGCTCCTGGGCTttgtccctgccaggagggacaCCCAGGAGCCCAGAGGGGACGGTGGCACCGGGCAGAGCTTCTCTGCCAACCCCTCCTCCTACAGCTCGGGCCAGCACGGCGTGGGCGTGGAGGAGGACGTGCATTTCAACCCTGATG TGTTCACCTAcagtgcagccagcagggagaCGTGCGCCCAGCACCACGGGCAGTGCTCCCCTCACGCCTTCTGCACCGACTACGCCGCCggcttctgctgccactgccgGGCCTCCTTCTACGGGAACGGGCGGCAGTGCCTGCCCGAAG GCGCCGTGCATCGCCTCAACGGCAAGGTGAGCGGGAGCCTGAGGGTGGGACGGGCGTCCGTCCGCTTCCAGGACATGGATCTGCACGCCTACATTGTGGGCAGCGACGGCAGAGCCTACACGGCCATCAGCGGCGTGCCCCAGCCCGCTGCCCGcgccctgctgcccctgctgcccctcgGCGGGCTCTTTGCCTGGCTCTTCGCCCTGGAGGAGCCTGGCTCTGAGAACGGCTTCAGCATCACTG gtgCTGAGTTCACCCAGAACCTGGAGGTGGTGTTTTACCCCGGTGGGGAGACAGTCCAGGTCACTCAGACAGCCGAGGGCCTGGGGCCAGACAATTATTTAAGCCTCAGGACACACATCCAGGGTGAGGTGCCATTCCTGCCAGAGAACGTCACCGTCCACATCACTCCCTACGAGGAGCTCTACTCCTACTCCAGCTCGG CCGTGACATCCTCAGGCCATCGGGAGTACGTGGTGGCGGCGGGCACTGCCAACCAGACCCTGTCCTACCGCCTGCGCCAGAACATCACGGTGGCGGGGTGCCCGCACGCGCGGCCGCCGGCGCGGCAGCGGCTCTCGGTGGCGCGCGCCTTCGCCCTCTTCGACAGCCACGAGCACGTCCTGCGCTACGCCCTGGCCGCCCGCATCGGCCCCGCACCAG gcaatcatattgaTCAGGCTTTCCTGTTCCATTTTCCCCAACATGTTCCCGCAGACGATGCCGAGAATCCTGGGGCGAGCCCGTGCCACGATGGCAGCCACGCGTGCGAGGCGCCGGCACGCTGCCAGCCCGGCGTGGGCACCGAGTACACGTGCGAGTGCCCAGCTGGGTACCGTGGAGATGGACGGGGCTGCCGag ATGTGGATGAGTGCAGCGAGGGCCTGAGCCAGTGCGGGCCCTTCTCCGTGTGCCTGAACGAGCCAGGCAGTTACCGCTGCGAGTGCCGCGGCGGGTACCAGCCGGCGGGGGACGGGCAGGCGTGTGTGC CGCTGGCACCGCCGAGTGACCCCTGCGAGGCCGGGCGGCACCGCTGTGCCCCGGGGGACCGGGCGCGGTGCCTGTCCCGCGGCGATGGCCACGCCACCTGTGAGTGCCTGCCCGGCTACACCGGCGATGGCATCCACTGCTCTG ACGTGGATGAGTGTGCTGAGAGCCCGTGTCACCCGGCCGCCATCTGCTACAACACCCccggctccttctcctgccgcTGCCGGCCCGGCTACGCGGGCGACGGCTTCCAGTGCACGTACG cagcagaggggaaCCCGCAGCGCCTCACGCCGTGCCAGCACGAGCGGATGTACCCGCGGGAGGTGCCACCCCTGGGCGACGGCCACGTGCCCCAGTGTGACGAGCAGGGCCGGTACCggcccctgcagtgccacagcagctccGGGCACTGCTGGTGTGTggatgctgcagggcaggagatCGCTGGCACCCGGACAGCGCCGGGCACCACCCCACCTCGCTGTgggagcccag AGTCCATCCAGCAGCTGACGCCATGCGAGCACGCGCGGATGTACCCGCGGGAGGTGCCACCGGGGCCGTCCCCCGTGGGCGATGGCCACGTGCCCCAGTGTGACGAGCAGGGCCGGTACCggcccctgcagtgccacagcagctccGGGCACTGCTGGTGCGTGGACGCTGCCGGACAGGAGATCGCCGGCACCCGGACAGCACCGGGCACCACCCCACCTCGCTGCgggagcccag AGCCCACCGAGCGGCCCCCCAGCATGTGCGAGCGCTGGCGGCAGAGCCTGCTGGAGCACTACGGGGGCAGCCCCCGCGGGGACCAGTACGTGCCGCAGTGTGAGCCCAGCGGGGACTTTGCCCCGCTGCAGTGCCACGGCGACAGCGGCTACTGCTGGTGCGTGGAGCAGAGCGGCCGCGAGATCCCGGGGACGCGCTCCGAGCCCGGCACCACGCCGCCCT GTCTGCCCAGTGTGGCCCCACCCAGCGTGCGGCCCGAGCCCCGGCCCGACGTGTCCCCTCCGGCCTCAGGGACGTTCCTGCTCTACGCGCAGGGCCAGCAGATCGGGTACCTGCCCCTGAACGGCACCCGGCTGCACAAAGAGGCCGCCAagaccctgctgtccctgcat GGCTCCATCGTGGTGGGCATTGACTATGACTGCCGGGACAGGATGATCTACTGGACTGACGTGGCTGGACGGAGCATCAGccgagctgggctggagccgggCTCAGAGCCAGAGACCATCATCAGCTCAG cagggctgatcAGCCCCGAGGGCCTGGCCGTGGACCACCTGCGCCGGGCCGTGTTCTGGACGGACAGCGGGCTGGACAGGATCGAGCGGGCGCGGCTGGACGGCTCCGAGCGCCGCGTGCTCTTCGACAGCGACCTTGTCAACCCCCGCGCCATCGCCGTGGACCCTGTCCGAGG CAACCTTTACTGGACGGACTGGAATCGCGAAGCTCCCAAAATCGAAACTTCCACTGTCAATGGAGCCAACAGGAGGGTTCTGGTGCACACAGACATTGGTTTGCCCAATGGCCTGACTTTTGACCCCTTCTccaagctgctgtgctgggcagacgCAG GCACCAAGCACCTGGAATGCACATTCCCGGACGGCACCGGCCGGCGCGTCATCCAGAGCAACCTCAACTACCCCTTCAGCATCGTCAGCTACGCCAACCACTTCTACCACACGGACTGGAGACG GGATGGGGTGATAGCTGTAAATAAAGAAACAGGCTCCTTTACTGATGAGTATCTCCCAGAGCAGCGATCCCACCTCTATGGAATCACAGCTGTTTATCCCTACTGCCCTGGAG CCAGGAAATAG
- the NID2 gene encoding nidogen-2 isoform X1, producing the protein MRAAAALLAAVLALGAALPRPGLLPHGPARGDARLRPGDDESSPGLLLRRALRLYGRAARRLYVGTNGVISSQDFPRETQYVDDDFPTDFPVIAPFLADLDTSGDRGNIYYRQDDSRDVLEQALGYIQAGFPRSAATFVPTNAFIATWEEVGAYQELSQDTEPSTKLNTFQAVIAYNHEDTYSIFLYPEGGLQFLGTRPKESYNVQLELPARVGFSWGDSDDPKRDGLFHSLASSERALRGLERESNTGIPGVWVFHVGSTEHVEPGGGQGAAPAVPQSPPEPPNPGTASYPHRASSHTAMAQRPSHGGPVLLGFVPARRDTQEPRGDGGTGQSFSANPSSYSSGQHGVGVEEDVHFNPDVFTYSAASRETCAQHHGQCSPHAFCTDYAAGFCCHCRASFYGNGRQCLPEGAVHRLNGKVSGSLRVGRASVRFQDMDLHAYIVGSDGRAYTAISGVPQPAARALLPLLPLGGLFAWLFALEEPGSENGFSITGAEFTQNLEVVFYPGGETVQVTQTAEGLGPDNYLSLRTHIQGEVPFLPENVTVHITPYEELYSYSSSAVTSSGHREYVVAAGTANQTLSYRLRQNITVAGCPHARPPARQRLSVARAFALFDSHEHVLRYALAARIGPAPGNHIDQAFLFHFPQHVPADDAENPGASPCHDGSHACEAPARCQPGVGTEYTCECPAGYRGDGRGCRDVDECSEGLSQCGPFSVCLNEPGSYRCECRGGYQPAGDGQACVPLAPPSDPCEAGRHRCAPGDRARCLSRGDGHATCECLPGYTGDGIHCSDVDECAESPCHPAAICYNTPGSFSCRCRPGYAGDGFQCTYAAEGNPQRLTPCQHERMYPREVPPLGDGHVPQCDEQGRYRPLQCHSSSGHCWCVDAAGQEIAGTRTAPGTTPPRCGSPAESIQQLTPCEHARMYPREVPPGPSPVGDGHVPQCDEQGRYRPLQCHSSSGHCWCVDAAGQEIAGTRTAPGTTPPRCGSPEPTERPPSMCERWRQSLLEHYGGSPRGDQYVPQCEPSGDFAPLQCHGDSGYCWCVEQSGREIPGTRSEPGTTPPCLPSVAPPSVRPEPRPDVSPPASGTFLLYAQGQQIGYLPLNGTRLHKEAAKTLLSLHGSIVVGIDYDCRDRMIYWTDVAGRSISRAGLEPGSEPETIISSAGLISPEGLAVDHLRRAVFWTDSGLDRIERARLDGSERRVLFDSDLVNPRAIAVDPVRGNLYWTDWNREAPKIETSTVNGANRRVLVHTDIGLPNGLTFDPFSKLLCWADAGTKHLECTFPDGTGRRVIQSNLNYPFSIVSYANHFYHTDWRRDGVIAVNKETGSFTDEYLPEQRSHLYGITAVYPYCPGARK; encoded by the exons atgcgggcggcggcggcgctgctGGCGGCGGTCCTGGCGCTGGGGGCGGCCCTGCCCCgcccggggctgctcccgcACGGCCCGGCCCGCGGCGATGCCCGGCTCCGGCCCGGCGACGACGAGAGctccccggggctgctgctccgCCGCGCCCTGCGCCTCTAcggccgcgccgcccgccgcctCTAC gtggGGACCAACGGGGTCATCTCCAGCCAGGATTTCCCCAGGGAGACCCAGTACGTGGATGACGATTTCCCCACGGACTTCCCGGTCATCGCCCCCTTCCTGGCCGACCTGGACAcctctggggacagagggaacaTCTACTATCGCCAGGATGACTCCAGGGAcgtgctggagcaggctctgggaTACATCCAGGCCGGCTTTCCCcgctctgctgccaccttcgTGCCCACCAATGCCTTCATTGCCACCTGGGAGGAGGTGGGCGCCTACCAGGAGCTCTCCCAGGACACCGAGCCCTCCACAAAG CTCAACACCTTCCAGGCAGTCATAGCCTACAACCATGAGGACACCTACAGCATCTTCCTGTACCCCGAGGGTGGCCTCCAGTTCCTGGGGACGCGGCCCAAGGAGTCCTACAACgtccagctggagctgccagccagggtGGGCTTCAGCTGGGGGGACAGCGACGACCCCAAGAGGGACGGGCTCTTCCACAGCCTGGCCAGCAGCGAGCGGGCTCTGAGGGGCCTGGAGAG GGAGAGCAACACGGGGATCCCCGGCGTGTGGGTTTTCCACGTGGGCAGCACGGAGCACGTGGAGCCGGGGGgtggccagggagctgctcctgctgtgcctcagagcccccctgagccccccaaccCTGGCACCGCCAGCTACCCCCACCGTGCCTCcagccacactgccatggcccaGCGTCCCAGCCACGGTGGCCCGGTGCTCCTGGGCTttgtccctgccaggagggacaCCCAGGAGCCCAGAGGGGACGGTGGCACCGGGCAGAGCTTCTCTGCCAACCCCTCCTCCTACAGCTCGGGCCAGCACGGCGTGGGCGTGGAGGAGGACGTGCATTTCAACCCTGATG TGTTCACCTAcagtgcagccagcagggagaCGTGCGCCCAGCACCACGGGCAGTGCTCCCCTCACGCCTTCTGCACCGACTACGCCGCCggcttctgctgccactgccgGGCCTCCTTCTACGGGAACGGGCGGCAGTGCCTGCCCGAAG GCGCCGTGCATCGCCTCAACGGCAAGGTGAGCGGGAGCCTGAGGGTGGGACGGGCGTCCGTCCGCTTCCAGGACATGGATCTGCACGCCTACATTGTGGGCAGCGACGGCAGAGCCTACACGGCCATCAGCGGCGTGCCCCAGCCCGCTGCCCGcgccctgctgcccctgctgcccctcgGCGGGCTCTTTGCCTGGCTCTTCGCCCTGGAGGAGCCTGGCTCTGAGAACGGCTTCAGCATCACTG gtgCTGAGTTCACCCAGAACCTGGAGGTGGTGTTTTACCCCGGTGGGGAGACAGTCCAGGTCACTCAGACAGCCGAGGGCCTGGGGCCAGACAATTATTTAAGCCTCAGGACACACATCCAGGGTGAGGTGCCATTCCTGCCAGAGAACGTCACCGTCCACATCACTCCCTACGAGGAGCTCTACTCCTACTCCAGCTCGG CCGTGACATCCTCAGGCCATCGGGAGTACGTGGTGGCGGCGGGCACTGCCAACCAGACCCTGTCCTACCGCCTGCGCCAGAACATCACGGTGGCGGGGTGCCCGCACGCGCGGCCGCCGGCGCGGCAGCGGCTCTCGGTGGCGCGCGCCTTCGCCCTCTTCGACAGCCACGAGCACGTCCTGCGCTACGCCCTGGCCGCCCGCATCGGCCCCGCACCAG gcaatcatattgaTCAGGCTTTCCTGTTCCATTTTCCCCAACATGTTCCCGCAGACGATGCCGAGAATCCTGGGGCGAGCCCGTGCCACGATGGCAGCCACGCGTGCGAGGCGCCGGCACGCTGCCAGCCCGGCGTGGGCACCGAGTACACGTGCGAGTGCCCAGCTGGGTACCGTGGAGATGGACGGGGCTGCCGag ATGTGGATGAGTGCAGCGAGGGCCTGAGCCAGTGCGGGCCCTTCTCCGTGTGCCTGAACGAGCCAGGCAGTTACCGCTGCGAGTGCCGCGGCGGGTACCAGCCGGCGGGGGACGGGCAGGCGTGTGTGC CGCTGGCACCGCCGAGTGACCCCTGCGAGGCCGGGCGGCACCGCTGTGCCCCGGGGGACCGGGCGCGGTGCCTGTCCCGCGGCGATGGCCACGCCACCTGTGAGTGCCTGCCCGGCTACACCGGCGATGGCATCCACTGCTCTG ACGTGGATGAGTGTGCTGAGAGCCCGTGTCACCCGGCCGCCATCTGCTACAACACCCccggctccttctcctgccgcTGCCGGCCCGGCTACGCGGGCGACGGCTTCCAGTGCACGTACG cagcagaggggaaCCCGCAGCGCCTCACGCCGTGCCAGCACGAGCGGATGTACCCGCGGGAGGTGCCACCCCTGGGCGACGGCCACGTGCCCCAGTGTGACGAGCAGGGCCGGTACCggcccctgcagtgccacagcagctccGGGCACTGCTGGTGTGTggatgctgcagggcaggagatCGCTGGCACCCGGACAGCGCCGGGCACCACCCCACCTCGCTGTgggagcccag CAGAGTCCATCCAGCAGCTGACGCCATGCGAGCACGCGCGGATGTACCCGCGGGAGGTGCCACCGGGGCCGTCCCCCGTGGGCGATGGCCACGTGCCCCAGTGTGACGAGCAGGGCCGGTACCggcccctgcagtgccacagcagctccGGGCACTGCTGGTGCGTGGACGCTGCCGGACAGGAGATCGCCGGCACCCGGACAGCACCGGGCACCACCCCACCTCGCTGCgggagcccag AGCCCACCGAGCGGCCCCCCAGCATGTGCGAGCGCTGGCGGCAGAGCCTGCTGGAGCACTACGGGGGCAGCCCCCGCGGGGACCAGTACGTGCCGCAGTGTGAGCCCAGCGGGGACTTTGCCCCGCTGCAGTGCCACGGCGACAGCGGCTACTGCTGGTGCGTGGAGCAGAGCGGCCGCGAGATCCCGGGGACGCGCTCCGAGCCCGGCACCACGCCGCCCT GTCTGCCCAGTGTGGCCCCACCCAGCGTGCGGCCCGAGCCCCGGCCCGACGTGTCCCCTCCGGCCTCAGGGACGTTCCTGCTCTACGCGCAGGGCCAGCAGATCGGGTACCTGCCCCTGAACGGCACCCGGCTGCACAAAGAGGCCGCCAagaccctgctgtccctgcat GGCTCCATCGTGGTGGGCATTGACTATGACTGCCGGGACAGGATGATCTACTGGACTGACGTGGCTGGACGGAGCATCAGccgagctgggctggagccgggCTCAGAGCCAGAGACCATCATCAGCTCAG cagggctgatcAGCCCCGAGGGCCTGGCCGTGGACCACCTGCGCCGGGCCGTGTTCTGGACGGACAGCGGGCTGGACAGGATCGAGCGGGCGCGGCTGGACGGCTCCGAGCGCCGCGTGCTCTTCGACAGCGACCTTGTCAACCCCCGCGCCATCGCCGTGGACCCTGTCCGAGG CAACCTTTACTGGACGGACTGGAATCGCGAAGCTCCCAAAATCGAAACTTCCACTGTCAATGGAGCCAACAGGAGGGTTCTGGTGCACACAGACATTGGTTTGCCCAATGGCCTGACTTTTGACCCCTTCTccaagctgctgtgctgggcagacgCAG GCACCAAGCACCTGGAATGCACATTCCCGGACGGCACCGGCCGGCGCGTCATCCAGAGCAACCTCAACTACCCCTTCAGCATCGTCAGCTACGCCAACCACTTCTACCACACGGACTGGAGACG GGATGGGGTGATAGCTGTAAATAAAGAAACAGGCTCCTTTACTGATGAGTATCTCCCAGAGCAGCGATCCCACCTCTATGGAATCACAGCTGTTTATCCCTACTGCCCTGGAG CCAGGAAATAG